A single Sphingomonas kaistensis DNA region contains:
- the fabI gene encoding enoyl-ACP reductase FabI: MTGLMAGKRGLIMGLANDRSLAWGIAKQLGEHGAELAFSYQGEALERRVRPLAESLGSDFLVDCDVGDMDALDRTFAAIEERWGGLDFIVHAIGFSDKNELRGRFVDTSLDNFLLTMNISVYSFVACAQRAARLMKPGGSMLTLSYYGAEKVIPHYNVMGVAKAALETATKYLAADLGKDGVRVNAISAGPIKTLAASGIGDFRYILKWNELNAPLRRNVSIEDVGGAGLYLLSDLASGVTGEIHHVDAGYNVVGMKAEDAPDIATV; encoded by the coding sequence ATGACGGGATTGATGGCGGGCAAGCGCGGGCTGATCATGGGCCTCGCCAATGACCGCAGCCTGGCGTGGGGCATCGCCAAGCAATTGGGCGAGCATGGCGCCGAATTGGCGTTCAGTTACCAGGGCGAGGCGCTGGAGCGCCGGGTGCGCCCGCTGGCCGAAAGCCTCGGCAGCGACTTTCTGGTCGATTGCGATGTCGGCGACATGGACGCGCTCGACCGCACCTTTGCCGCGATCGAGGAGCGCTGGGGCGGGCTCGATTTCATCGTACACGCGATCGGCTTTTCCGACAAGAACGAGCTTCGCGGGCGGTTCGTCGACACCAGCCTCGACAACTTCCTGTTGACCATGAACATCTCGGTCTACAGCTTCGTCGCCTGCGCCCAGCGCGCGGCGCGGCTGATGAAGCCGGGCGGGTCGATGCTGACCCTGAGCTATTACGGCGCGGAAAAGGTCATTCCGCATTACAACGTGATGGGCGTCGCCAAGGCCGCGCTCGAAACCGCGACAAAGTATCTCGCCGCCGACCTTGGCAAGGACGGGGTGCGGGTCAACGCGATCAGCGCCGGGCCGATCAAGACGCTGGCCGCAAGCGGGATCGGCGATTTCCGCTATATCCTGAAGTGGAACGAGCTGAACGCGCCGCTCCGCCGTAACGTCAGCATCGAGGACGTCGGCGGCGCGGGCCTGTATCTCCTGAGCGATCTCGCCAGCGGGGTCACCGGCGAAATCCACCATGTCGATGCGGGCTACAACGTCGTCGGCATGAAAGCCGAGGACGCGCCGGATATCGCCACGGTCTAA
- a CDS encoding J domain-containing protein — MDLYAQLGVKRGASEAEIKKAYRSLAKQLHPDRNQDNPKAAERFSKVTAAYDLLSDADKRARYDRGEIDEEGNPKFGGFGGGGGGSYGGTRPGAGGGFEGFPGGGAAGGPDLSDLFEGLFGGAGGRRAGGSPFGNGAGAKPRAAVKGADVAYRLTVPFVDAATLSPQRVTLADGATIELKLPKGVEDGTKIRLAGKGEAGPGGKGDAIVTIGIEPHRFFTRDGQNVRLDLPVSLKEAVQGAKVKVPTPDGAVMLSVPKGATSGKVLRIKGRGFSDKAGTRGDLLVTLMVELPAGDVELERFVDGWSGGAGNPRAGLGV; from the coding sequence ATGGATCTTTACGCACAACTGGGGGTGAAGCGCGGGGCGAGCGAGGCCGAGATCAAAAAGGCCTATCGAAGCCTCGCCAAGCAGCTTCATCCCGATCGCAATCAGGATAATCCCAAAGCGGCCGAACGCTTTTCCAAGGTGACGGCGGCCTATGACCTGTTGTCCGACGCCGACAAGCGCGCGCGCTACGATCGGGGCGAGATCGACGAGGAAGGCAATCCCAAGTTCGGCGGCTTCGGCGGCGGTGGCGGTGGAAGCTATGGCGGCACACGGCCGGGCGCAGGCGGCGGGTTCGAAGGCTTTCCGGGCGGCGGTGCTGCCGGCGGGCCGGATTTGTCCGATCTGTTCGAGGGCCTGTTCGGCGGAGCTGGCGGACGCCGCGCCGGCGGGTCGCCCTTCGGCAATGGCGCGGGCGCAAAGCCGCGGGCAGCGGTCAAGGGCGCCGATGTCGCCTATCGCCTGACCGTGCCGTTCGTCGATGCGGCGACATTGAGCCCGCAGCGGGTGACGCTGGCGGATGGGGCGACGATCGAACTCAAGCTTCCCAAGGGTGTCGAGGATGGCACCAAGATCCGGCTTGCCGGCAAGGGCGAAGCGGGGCCGGGCGGCAAGGGCGATGCGATCGTCACCATCGGGATCGAACCGCACCGCTTCTTCACCCGCGACGGGCAGAACGTCCGGCTCGACCTGCCGGTCAGCCTTAAGGAGGCCGTGCAGGGCGCCAAGGTCAAGGTGCCGACCCCCGACGGCGCGGTGATGCTGAGCGTTCCCAAGGGCGCGACCTCGGGCAAGGTGCTGCGGATCAAGGGCCGCGGGTTCAGCGACAAGGCGGGTACGCGCGGCGATCTGCTGGTCACCTTGATGGTCGAGCTGCCCGCCGGCGACGTCGAGCTGGAGCGCTTTGTCGATGGCTGGAGCGGCGGCGCAGGCAACCCCAGGGCGGGTCTCGGCGTCTAA
- the mnmA gene encoding tRNA 2-thiouridine(34) synthase MnmA: MTGKDVTVTLPDLQLGKPPEAARVVVAMSGGVDSSVAAMLAARSGAEVIGVTLQLYDHGEAVKRSGACCAGQDIYDASQVCEKLGIAHYVLDYESRFREGVIERFADDYARGRTPVPCSLCNQGVKFTDLHAFARELGADALVTGHYVRRVVRNGPNGPRAELHKGRDPARDQSYFLYGTTAEQLDLLRFPIGELPKAEVRAMAAEAGLIVAAKPDSQDICFVPDGDYAGLVKRLRPETEAPGEIVGLDGRVLGQHRGIVHFTVGQRRGLEIGGSAEPLYVVRIEPDARRLVVGPKQALAVSEARVGSWNWLGEDQREVEVKVRSLSRPVPAVLDGGVIRFHQPEFGVAPGQAAVAYDGERLLGGGWIEETRSAFAALAVAA; this comes from the coding sequence ATGACGGGTAAAGACGTGACCGTGACTCTTCCCGATCTTCAGCTGGGCAAGCCGCCGGAAGCGGCGCGGGTCGTCGTTGCCATGTCGGGCGGCGTCGATTCGTCGGTCGCGGCCATGCTTGCCGCGCGTTCGGGCGCGGAGGTGATCGGCGTCACGCTTCAGCTCTACGATCATGGCGAGGCGGTGAAGCGGTCGGGCGCGTGCTGCGCAGGACAGGACATCTATGACGCCTCGCAGGTGTGCGAAAAGCTCGGCATCGCGCATTACGTGCTCGATTACGAAAGCCGGTTTCGCGAGGGCGTGATCGAGCGGTTCGCCGACGATTATGCCCGCGGCCGCACGCCGGTGCCCTGCTCGCTGTGCAACCAGGGGGTGAAATTCACCGACCTCCACGCTTTCGCGCGCGAGCTGGGCGCCGATGCGCTGGTGACCGGGCATTACGTCCGGCGGGTGGTCCGGAACGGGCCGAATGGACCTCGGGCCGAGCTGCACAAAGGCCGCGATCCGGCGCGCGACCAGAGCTATTTTCTCTATGGTACCACAGCCGAGCAGCTCGACCTGCTGCGCTTTCCGATCGGGGAGCTGCCCAAGGCCGAGGTTCGCGCCATGGCGGCCGAAGCAGGGCTGATCGTCGCCGCCAAACCCGACAGCCAGGACATCTGCTTCGTGCCCGACGGCGATTATGCGGGACTGGTGAAGCGGCTGCGGCCCGAAACCGAGGCGCCGGGCGAGATCGTCGGGCTGGACGGGCGGGTGCTTGGGCAGCATCGTGGCATCGTGCATTTCACCGTCGGCCAGCGCCGCGGGCTGGAGATCGGCGGATCGGCCGAGCCGCTGTACGTAGTCCGGATCGAGCCCGACGCGCGCCGGCTGGTGGTCGGGCCGAAGCAGGCATTGGCGGTGAGCGAAGCCAGGGTGGGTAGCTGGAACTGGCTTGGCGAGGACCAGCGCGAGGTCGAGGTCAAGGTCCGTTCGCTAAGCCGCCCGGTGCCCGCAGTGCTGGACGGCGGCGTGATCCGCTTCCACCAGCCCGAGTTCGGGGTTGCGCCGGGGCAGGCCGCGGTGGCTTATGACGGCGAGCGGCTGCTCGGCGGCGGGTGGATCGAGGAAACCCGCTCCGCTTTTGCTGCCCTCGCCGTCGCCGCCTGA
- a CDS encoding MFS transporter has product MIASEPAAPHQPISRKSLAVAAFSTIVEWYDFTLYLYFATVLARLFYGSGGEALSFTLGSFALAYLMRPLGAVVFGHVGDRHGRRAMLLWSVALMTAAMLATALLPTQASIGVAAGWLLFLLRCVMGFSVGGEYSGVVAYLLEGAKAERRGLVASLASAASEIGALLAVGVSALTVASMSEADLTSWGWRIPFFVGAALAGSVWIARSSMQESPEYERQVAAGSVPESPWRHAFANHKLSIFRAFCISALGSITYYVGITYVPAFLNTAGSLSEVDSLWLGTAAAVAVILVTPLTGMLSDRVGRKPVLIGVALLSAALPITLFSLMAGGGHGQALVGALLLACVAGAMSAVGAVATAEQLPGEGRVTGLAFGATGATAIFGGLTPWLAERLVATTGQANMPGIMIAAVAVAVLPVFLTLRETAPVQHR; this is encoded by the coding sequence ATGATCGCGTCCGAGCCCGCCGCACCCCACCAGCCGATCTCACGCAAGTCGCTGGCGGTGGCGGCCTTTTCGACCATCGTCGAATGGTATGATTTCACCCTTTACCTGTATTTCGCGACGGTGCTGGCGCGGCTGTTCTACGGAAGCGGCGGCGAGGCCCTGTCCTTCACCCTCGGCAGTTTTGCGCTCGCTTATCTGATGCGACCGCTGGGCGCGGTGGTGTTCGGGCATGTCGGCGACCGCCATGGGCGACGCGCGATGCTGCTGTGGTCGGTGGCGCTGATGACCGCCGCGATGCTGGCGACGGCGCTACTTCCGACGCAGGCCTCGATCGGCGTTGCGGCGGGGTGGCTGCTGTTTCTGCTGCGCTGCGTGATGGGGTTCTCGGTCGGCGGCGAATATAGCGGGGTGGTCGCCTATCTGCTCGAAGGCGCGAAGGCGGAGCGGCGCGGGCTGGTCGCCAGCCTCGCGTCGGCGGCGAGCGAGATCGGCGCGCTGCTGGCGGTCGGGGTATCAGCGCTGACGGTGGCGTCGATGAGCGAGGCGGACCTGACAAGTTGGGGCTGGCGCATCCCCTTTTTCGTCGGCGCGGCACTGGCGGGCAGCGTGTGGATCGCGCGCTCCTCGATGCAGGAATCGCCCGAATATGAGCGGCAGGTCGCCGCCGGATCGGTGCCGGAATCGCCATGGCGGCACGCGTTTGCCAACCACAAGCTCAGCATCTTCCGCGCCTTTTGCATCTCGGCGCTGGGATCGATCACTTATTATGTCGGAATCACTTATGTGCCCGCCTTCCTGAACACTGCCGGAAGCTTGAGCGAGGTGGACAGCCTGTGGCTGGGGACCGCGGCGGCGGTGGCGGTGATCCTGGTCACCCCGCTGACGGGAATGCTGTCGGACCGGGTGGGGCGAAAACCGGTCCTGATCGGCGTGGCTTTGCTCTCGGCGGCACTCCCGATCACCTTGTTCTCGCTGATGGCGGGCGGCGGACACGGGCAGGCGCTGGTCGGCGCGCTGCTGCTCGCCTGCGTCGCTGGGGCGATGAGCGCGGTCGGCGCGGTCGCCACTGCCGAGCAACTTCCGGGCGAGGGGCGGGTGACCGGGCTGGCGTTCGGGGCCACCGGAGCGACCGCCATCTTCGGAGGGCTGACGCCGTGGCTGGCCGAGCGGCTGGTTGCGACGACGGGCCAGGCGAACATGCCCGGCATCATGATCGCCGCCGTCGCGGTGGCAGTTCTGCCGGTCTTCCTCACGCTGCGGGAAACGGCCCCGGTCCAACATCGCTGA
- a CDS encoding NUDIX domain-containing protein codes for MPQQRSAGILLYRRGKVGLQVLLGHPGGPYWARKDAGAWMVPKGALEVGEQPLEAAMREFAEEVGPVPHGTPVPLRTVRQNGGKLVEVFALEGEFDPTTLVSNSFELEWPPRSGRMRQFPEMDRVEWMTMADARARILASQAPLLDALDAMLAAAPRQEIEHKAGE; via the coding sequence ATGCCGCAGCAACGCAGCGCGGGCATCCTTCTTTATCGCCGCGGCAAGGTCGGCTTGCAGGTGCTACTCGGCCATCCCGGCGGCCCGTATTGGGCGCGCAAGGATGCGGGCGCCTGGATGGTGCCCAAAGGCGCGCTGGAAGTCGGTGAACAGCCGCTGGAAGCGGCAATGCGCGAATTCGCCGAGGAAGTAGGGCCGGTGCCGCACGGAACGCCCGTCCCGCTTCGCACCGTTCGGCAGAACGGCGGCAAGCTGGTCGAGGTGTTCGCGCTCGAAGGCGAATTCGATCCCACCACCCTGGTCAGCAACAGCTTCGAACTCGAATGGCCGCCGCGATCGGGCCGGATGCGGCAGTTTCCCGAAATGGACCGGGTCGAATGGATGACCATGGCCGATGCGCGCGCTCGGATCCTCGCCAGCCAGGCGCCGCTGCTCGATGCGCTGGACGCGATGCTAGCGGCCGCGCCGCGCCAGGAAATAGAGCACAAGGCCGGCGAATAG
- a CDS encoding alpha/beta hydrolase: MRNAILALAALALAACSPPALLSSVNRLLPGDNGARRVAEGVTFAPDRGLKLDVWAPRQSGRPLPVVVFLYGGGWVAGSRGGYAFAGSGYAGQGFVTVVPDYRLVPSVRFPAFVEDGALAVKWTRDNIARYGGDPNRIAVAGHSAGAYNAAMLALDPRFLREAGAPAGTIKAAALLSGPYDFYPFTEQRGRDALGAWPRPAETQPINFVTRAAPPMLLATGSADTIVNPRNSRALAAKLSAAGVPVELKVYPGKSHVDLAKSLSRPFRGSTPALADSASFLHRVLGE; encoded by the coding sequence ATGAGAAATGCGATCCTTGCTCTTGCCGCCTTGGCGCTGGCCGCCTGCTCGCCTCCCGCCCTGTTGAGCTCAGTCAACCGCCTGCTTCCGGGCGACAATGGCGCGCGGCGGGTCGCCGAGGGAGTGACCTTTGCTCCCGATCGCGGCCTCAAACTCGATGTCTGGGCGCCCCGGCAAAGCGGCCGTCCGCTTCCCGTCGTGGTGTTTCTCTATGGCGGCGGCTGGGTCGCGGGATCGCGCGGAGGCTATGCCTTTGCCGGCTCGGGCTATGCGGGCCAGGGATTCGTCACCGTCGTTCCCGATTACCGTCTGGTGCCGTCGGTGCGCTTCCCCGCCTTTGTCGAGGACGGGGCGCTGGCGGTGAAATGGACCCGCGACAACATTGCCCGCTATGGCGGCGACCCCAACCGGATCGCAGTCGCGGGGCATTCGGCGGGCGCCTACAATGCCGCGATGCTGGCGCTCGATCCGCGCTTCCTGCGCGAGGCGGGGGCGCCGGCGGGGACGATCAAGGCCGCTGCCCTGCTGTCAGGCCCCTACGATTTCTACCCCTTTACCGAACAGCGCGGCCGCGATGCGCTGGGCGCCTGGCCGCGCCCGGCCGAAACCCAGCCGATCAATTTCGTCACCCGCGCCGCCCCGCCGATGCTGCTCGCGACGGGGAGCGCCGATACGATCGTCAATCCGCGCAACAGCCGGGCGCTGGCCGCCAAGCTGTCGGCGGCAGGGGTGCCGGTCGAATTGAAGGTCTATCCGGGCAAAAGCCACGTCGACCTCGCCAAATCGCTGTCGCGACCGTTCCGCGGGTCAACGCCGGCACTGGCCGACAGCGCGTCGTTCCTCCACCGCGTACTCGGCGAGTAA
- a CDS encoding YihY/virulence factor BrkB family protein: MQDVSPQSPEARRKRLAAIQARFGTQVVERVKPGTKPFEVAKRVAIGVYNDGFIHAGNIAYLSLLSMFPFFILAAAIAQLLGSSTGAQQIVAQVLSSLPPQIAAVVREPVAEVLTARQGPLLWFGALVGLWTASSFIETIRDILRRAYGVKYTKPFWEYRLISVALMLGLVLLLMIALATTVLLSSIEAFIVAKVPEFAEVEDTLTLLRIVPAAALYVTVYLIFVVLTPSRYRKRGCRKWPGAVLVTGWWIGTAVLLPKAISLAGGYDLTYGSLAGVMIALLFFFVVGLGVVMGAELNAGLAETEARALEGEHYTGPHAATLEVEAPEPGEKVTITPSQAEEVPATEGEVVQAAEEGKIV; this comes from the coding sequence ATGCAGGACGTTTCCCCCCAAAGTCCCGAAGCCAGGCGCAAGCGGCTGGCGGCGATCCAGGCCCGCTTCGGCACCCAGGTGGTCGAACGGGTCAAGCCCGGGACCAAGCCGTTCGAAGTCGCCAAAAGGGTCGCGATCGGCGTTTACAACGACGGCTTCATCCACGCCGGCAACATCGCTTACCTGTCGCTGCTGTCGATGTTCCCATTCTTCATCCTGGCGGCGGCGATCGCGCAGTTGCTGGGATCGAGCACCGGGGCGCAGCAGATCGTGGCCCAGGTGCTGAGCTCACTGCCGCCGCAGATCGCGGCGGTGGTGCGCGAACCGGTCGCCGAGGTGCTGACCGCGCGGCAAGGGCCGCTGCTGTGGTTCGGCGCGCTGGTCGGGCTGTGGACGGCGTCGAGCTTCATCGAGACGATCCGCGACATTCTGCGCCGGGCTTACGGCGTCAAATATACCAAGCCGTTCTGGGAATACCGGTTGATCAGCGTGGCGCTGATGCTGGGCCTGGTGCTGCTGCTGATGATCGCGCTGGCGACCACCGTACTCTTGAGTTCGATCGAAGCGTTCATCGTCGCCAAGGTGCCCGAATTCGCGGAGGTCGAGGATACGCTGACGCTGCTGCGGATCGTGCCGGCGGCGGCACTGTACGTCACCGTCTATCTCATCTTCGTGGTGCTGACCCCGTCGCGCTACCGCAAGCGCGGGTGCCGCAAGTGGCCGGGCGCGGTGCTGGTGACCGGCTGGTGGATCGGAACCGCGGTGCTGTTGCCCAAGGCGATCAGCCTCGCGGGCGGCTACGACCTCACCTACGGCAGCCTGGCGGGGGTGATGATCGCCTTGCTGTTCTTCTTCGTCGTGGGCCTTGGCGTCGTGATGGGCGCCGAACTCAACGCCGGGCTGGCGGAAACCGAGGCGAGGGCGCTAGAGGGCGAACATTACACCGGACCGCATGCCGCGACCCTCGAGGTCGAGGCGCCGGAACCGGGTGAAAAGGTAACCATCACGCCGAGCCAGGCCGAGGAAGTGCCGGCGACGGAAGGCGAGGTCGTTCAAGCGGCCGAAGAGGGGAAGATCGTATGA
- a CDS encoding APC family permease, translating to MTGTALPRKVGAGSAALLSFNGAVGASVFALPATLNGDVGPWAALLFPAAALVMLLIAIPFSRAIAAMPGEGGPVVYGSAFGRIAGFELGWTYYVARLAAFAANVHVLVDYLLRWTDIAPSPALRNTLILAAIALLAAINIAGTSKAIRLLGGLTLLKSLPLIALAGLALVTVPLPAFGPPPPLSAAEASILLVFYAFIGFENAVAVSGEARDGGRDIARAMLVTIFLIALLYFVVQLAFSAVSPPVPEGDKAPLLALGTALLGPLGALLILLAAVTSLAGNLHANMTASPRVTHALAARGDLPAWIGAVHPRFATPHGSILLMAVLVAALALSGGFVWLAVVSTLARMAVYAVTIAAWLKIERRGAGNLLLGALGILLCATVATQATAAAWATLAALLFAGLVLYFLARRGR from the coding sequence TTGACCGGCACGGCGCTGCCCCGGAAGGTCGGCGCCGGAAGCGCGGCGCTGCTGTCCTTCAACGGCGCGGTCGGCGCGTCGGTGTTCGCCCTCCCCGCGACCCTCAACGGCGACGTGGGTCCATGGGCCGCCCTGCTGTTCCCCGCCGCCGCTCTCGTCATGCTGCTGATCGCCATTCCCTTCTCCCGCGCGATCGCGGCGATGCCGGGTGAAGGCGGGCCGGTGGTCTATGGCTCCGCCTTCGGGCGCATTGCCGGGTTCGAGCTTGGCTGGACCTATTATGTCGCCCGGCTCGCGGCCTTCGCGGCCAACGTCCATGTGCTGGTCGATTATCTCCTGCGCTGGACCGACATCGCCCCCTCGCCCGCCTTGCGCAACACCCTGATTCTCGCCGCCATCGCCCTGCTCGCCGCGATCAACATCGCTGGGACCAGCAAGGCGATCCGACTGCTCGGCGGCCTGACCCTGCTGAAAAGCCTACCGCTGATCGCGCTTGCCGGGCTGGCGCTGGTCACCGTCCCCCTCCCCGCCTTCGGTCCCCCGCCCCCGCTCTCGGCCGCCGAAGCCAGCATCCTGCTCGTCTTCTACGCCTTTATCGGATTCGAAAATGCGGTCGCCGTCTCGGGCGAAGCGCGTGACGGCGGGCGGGACATCGCTCGCGCGATGCTGGTGACGATCTTCCTGATCGCCCTGCTCTATTTCGTGGTGCAGCTCGCTTTTTCCGCCGTCTCGCCGCCGGTTCCGGAAGGCGACAAGGCGCCGCTGCTGGCGCTCGGCACCGCGCTGCTCGGGCCGCTCGGCGCGCTGCTGATCCTGCTCGCGGCCGTCACCAGCCTTGCCGGCAACCTCCACGCCAACATGACCGCCAGCCCCCGAGTCACCCATGCGCTGGCGGCGCGCGGCGACCTGCCGGCGTGGATCGGCGCGGTGCATCCCCGTTTCGCCACCCCCCACGGCTCGATCCTGCTGATGGCCGTCCTTGTCGCCGCCTTGGCGCTGAGCGGCGGGTTCGTCTGGCTGGCCGTGGTCAGCACGCTCGCCCGAATGGCGGTCTATGCCGTCACCATCGCCGCCTGGCTCAAGATCGAGCGGCGGGGAGCCGGCAATCTTCTGCTCGGCGCGCTCGGCATCCTGCTGTGCGCGACGGTCGCGACCCAGGCCACCGCCGCCGCCTGGGCGACGCTCGCCGCGCTGCTATTCGCCGGCCTTGTGCTCTATTTCCTGGCGCGGCGCGGCCGCTAG
- a CDS encoding DUF1153 domain-containing protein — translation MLENQKFRPHQVIGPLGEPLTLESLPKPGTTRWVVRRKAEVVAAVAGGLLTVDEACARYGLSLEEFASWQRAVDRSGMPGLRVTRIQHYRQVYERQQRY, via the coding sequence ATGCTAGAAAACCAGAAGTTCCGCCCCCATCAGGTCATCGGTCCGCTTGGCGAGCCGCTGACGCTGGAGTCGCTGCCCAAGCCCGGCACGACGCGCTGGGTGGTTCGGCGCAAGGCCGAAGTGGTGGCTGCCGTTGCCGGCGGACTCCTGACGGTGGACGAGGCCTGCGCCCGCTATGGCCTCAGCCTCGAAGAGTTCGCGAGCTGGCAGCGCGCGGTCGACCGCAGCGGCATGCCGGGCCTTCGCGTGACCCGAATCCAGCATTATCGCCAGGTCTACGAACGCCAGCAGCGTTACTGA
- the pdxH gene encoding pyridoxamine 5'-phosphate oxidase, with product MAATDPFALFAEWMALAEASEINDPDAMALATSTPDGRPSVRMVLMRRHGPDGFGFFTNLDSRKGREIAANPWGALCIHWKSIRKQVRAEGRLVQVSDADADDYFASRSRTSRIGAHASDQSRPLASREAFLARVEEVKARFEDRDVPRPPHWSGFRLVPDRIEFWEDVEFRLHNRRLFERQGDGGWSEGLLYP from the coding sequence ATGGCCGCGACCGATCCCTTTGCCCTGTTCGCCGAGTGGATGGCACTGGCCGAAGCGTCCGAGATCAACGATCCCGACGCCATGGCACTCGCCACCTCCACGCCCGACGGCCGCCCCTCGGTGCGGATGGTGCTGATGCGGCGCCACGGGCCCGACGGCTTCGGCTTCTTCACCAATCTCGACAGCCGCAAGGGGCGGGAGATCGCCGCCAATCCGTGGGGCGCACTATGCATCCACTGGAAAAGCATTCGCAAACAGGTCCGCGCCGAAGGCCGCCTCGTGCAGGTCAGTGACGCCGACGCCGACGACTATTTTGCCAGCCGCTCGCGGACCAGCCGGATCGGGGCGCACGCCAGCGATCAGTCGCGCCCGCTTGCCAGCCGCGAGGCCTTTCTCGCCCGGGTCGAGGAAGTGAAAGCGCGCTTCGAAGACCGCGACGTGCCCCGGCCCCCGCATTGGTCGGGCTTCCGCCTCGTTCCCGACCGGATCGAATTCTGGGAAGACGTCGAGTTCCGTCTCCACAACCGCCGCCTGTTCGAGCGGCAGGGCGACGGCGGCTGGAGCGAAGGCCTGCTTTACCCATGA
- a CDS encoding cation diffusion facilitator family transporter, with product MRVVGPERTRLTQRAALASVGMASILLVAKAWAAIATDSTAMLGSLADTALDLVASLFTLAGVRIAALPADHDHRFGHGKAEALVALGQVVLIAASALGIGWRAVDRLLNGAPTANAELGIGVSIAAMVGTVLLLAYQKRVIAKTGSVAIQTDNIHYKSDLFLNGAVIGALVLDQFLRIRGADAAFGIAIAVWLLWGAWQAAGDSVNQLMDAEWPEDKRTAFLAACAEYPELRGMHDVRTRTSGVHDFIQFHVWVPEEWSVRQAHDRLDAVEEDLQRRFPGTEIFLHLDPEGHTDREGMLPHHLTERT from the coding sequence ATGAGGGTCGTCGGCCCCGAACGCACCCGCCTGACCCAGCGCGCGGCGCTGGCCAGTGTCGGAATGGCGTCCATCCTTCTCGTCGCCAAGGCATGGGCGGCGATCGCCACCGATTCGACCGCCATGCTCGGAAGCCTTGCCGACACCGCCCTCGATCTCGTCGCCAGCCTGTTCACGCTGGCCGGCGTTCGTATCGCCGCGCTTCCTGCCGACCACGACCACCGCTTCGGCCACGGCAAGGCGGAGGCTTTGGTCGCGCTCGGCCAGGTCGTGCTGATTGCCGCCTCGGCGCTCGGCATCGGCTGGCGGGCGGTCGACCGGCTGCTCAACGGCGCGCCCACCGCCAATGCCGAACTGGGCATCGGGGTCAGCATCGCCGCGATGGTCGGCACCGTGCTGCTGCTCGCCTATCAAAAGCGGGTGATCGCCAAGACCGGCTCGGTCGCGATCCAGACCGACAACATCCACTACAAGTCCGACCTGTTCCTGAACGGCGCGGTGATCGGCGCCTTGGTGCTCGACCAGTTTCTCCGCATCCGCGGCGCCGATGCGGCGTTCGGCATCGCCATCGCCGTCTGGCTGTTGTGGGGGGCCTGGCAGGCGGCCGGCGACAGCGTCAACCAGCTGATGGACGCCGAATGGCCCGAGGATAAACGCACCGCTTTCCTCGCGGCCTGCGCCGAATATCCCGAGCTTCGGGGCATGCACGACGTGCGCACCCGCACCAGCGGCGTTCACGACTTCATCCAGTTCCACGTCTGGGTGCCCGAGGAATGGTCGGTTCGGCAGGCCCACGACCGGCTCGATGCGGTCGAGGAAGATCTTCAGCGCCGCTTCCCCGGCACCGAGATCTTTCTTCACTTAGACCCCGAAGGACATACCGACCGCGAGGGCATGCTGCCCCACCACCTGACGGAACGGACGTGA
- a CDS encoding PhzF family phenazine biosynthesis protein, with translation MTDPIVLPFYQVDAFTSGRPLTGNPAAVMPLDGWLPDEILQAIAAENNLSETAFTVPLEGGEADYHLRWFTPTVEVDLCGHATFASGHILLKGDTVRFQTRSGVLTVTREDDRLWLDLPASRLSEGQAGAVLDALGVRGPVQIGEGGNGAILVRLDDEAAVRAVKPDFACLRQVDALVMITAPGTRTTIASRVFAAYHGIDEDPVTGSAHCALVPYWAAELGRTEFTAAQVGPRGGDLHCRLAGDRVRLGGEARTVIEGTFWI, from the coding sequence GTGACCGACCCGATCGTCCTGCCTTTCTATCAGGTCGATGCCTTCACCAGCGGCCGCCCCCTGACCGGCAATCCCGCCGCGGTAATGCCGCTGGACGGCTGGCTGCCCGACGAAATCCTTCAGGCCATCGCCGCCGAAAACAATCTCAGCGAAACCGCCTTCACCGTGCCGCTGGAGGGCGGCGAGGCGGATTATCACCTGCGCTGGTTCACCCCGACGGTCGAAGTCGACCTCTGCGGACACGCCACCTTCGCCAGCGGACACATCCTTCTAAAGGGCGACACCGTCCGCTTCCAGACCCGCTCGGGCGTGCTCACCGTCACCCGCGAGGACGATCGTTTGTGGCTCGACCTGCCGGCCAGCCGCCTTAGCGAAGGCCAAGCCGGTGCCGTGCTGGACGCATTGGGAGTACGTGGCCCAGTCCAAATCGGCGAAGGCGGCAACGGTGCCATTCTCGTCCGGCTCGATGACGAAGCCGCGGTCCGCGCGGTGAAGCCGGACTTCGCCTGCCTGCGCCAGGTCGACGCGCTGGTGATGATCACGGCGCCCGGCACCCGCACCACCATCGCCAGCCGCGTCTTTGCCGCTTACCACGGCATCGACGAGGACCCGGTCACCGGCTCGGCCCATTGCGCCCTCGTTCCTTATTGGGCGGCCGAGTTGGGGCGCACCGAATTCACCGCCGCGCAGGTCGGCCCACGCGGAGGCGATTTGCACTGTCGCCTCGCCGGCGACCGCGTGCGACTCGGCGGGGAAGCTCGCACGGTGATCGAAGGCACCTTCTGGATTTGA